A single genomic interval of Bradyrhizobium sp. AZCC 1693 harbors:
- the hfq gene encoding RNA chaperone Hfq — protein sequence MAADRAQNLQDTFLNHVRKTKTPLTIFLVNGVKLQGIVTWFDNFCLLLRRDGHSQLVYKHAISTIMPGAPIQLFEGGEDAPA from the coding sequence ATGGCGGCAGACCGCGCACAAAATCTACAAGACACCTTCCTAAATCACGTTCGTAAAACAAAAACGCCACTAACGATCTTTCTGGTCAACGGAGTGAAGCTGCAGGGGATTGTTACCTGGTTTGACAACTTCTGCTTGCTGCTTCGGCGCGACGGTCATTCGCAGCTTGTCTACAAGCACGCGATCTCGACCATCATGCCGGGAGCTCCGATTCAGTTGTTCGAAGGCGGCGAGGATGCCCCGGCTTGA